In the Solanum pennellii chromosome 5, SPENNV200 genome, one interval contains:
- the LOC107020870 gene encoding putative casein kinase II subunit beta-4 isoform X1 — MYRDRGGGGGGGGGSSKSEMIGGPLDRKRINDALDKHLEKLSPSTSRSLKDKAVPSTSTGGGGGAGKSHFDHRNTNKNKCSDEESETDSEESDVSGSDGDDTSWISWFCNLRGNEFFCEVDDDYIQDDFNLCGLSSQVPYYDYALDLILDVESSHGDMFTEEQNELVESAAEMLYGLIHVRYILTSKGIAAMLEKYKNYDFGRCPRVYCSGQPCLPVGQSDIPRASTVKIYCPKCEDIYYPRSKYQGNIDGAYFGTTFPHLFLMTYGHLKPQKPTQNFVPRVFGFKIHKT, encoded by the exons ATGTATAGAGATCGAGGAGGTGGCGgaggaggaggtggtggttCATCCAAGTCGGAGATGATCGGTGGACCGTTGGATCGGAAAAGAATTAACGATGCGTTGGATAAGCACTTAGAGAAGTTGTCGCCTTCTACATCTAGGTCTTTGAAGGATAAAGCTGTTCCCTCTACGTCAAccggtggtggtggtggtgctgGAAAATCGCATTTTGATCATCGTAATACCAACAAAAACAAGTGCTCCGATg AGGAATCTGAAACGGACAGTGAAGAGTCTGATGTTAGTGGTTCTGATGGGGATGATACTTCATGGATTTCTTGGTTTTGTAACCTGCGTGGTAACGAGTTCTTCTGTGAAGTTGATGATGATTACATTCAGGATGATTTTAACTTATGTGGATTGAGCAGTCAAGTTCCCTACTACGACTATGCACTTGACCTCATCCTTGATGTTGAATCCTCCCATG GTGATATGTTCACAGAAGAGCAGAATGAATTGGTTGAATCGGCGGCTGAGATGTTGTATGGTTTGATTCATGTTCGGTACATTTTGACTAGCAAGGGAATAGCCGCTATG TTGGAGAAGTACAAAAACTACGACTTTGGAAGATGCCCACGAGTTTACTGCAGTGGACAGCCTTGTCTTCCCGTTGGTCAATCAGATATTCCGCGTGCAAGTACTGTAAAAATATACTGTCCGAAGTGTGAGGACATCTATTACCCTCGATCGAAGTACCAAGGCA ATATTGATGGAGCTTACTTTGGGACGACATTTCCTCATCTCTTCTTGATGACTTATGGACACCTCAAGCCGCAAAAACCAACGCAAAACTTTGTCCCCAGGGTGTTTGGCTTCAAGATCCACAAGACTTGA
- the LOC107020870 gene encoding putative casein kinase II subunit beta-4 isoform X2 — MYRDRGGGGGGGGGSSKSEMIGGPLDRKRINDALDKHLEKLSPSTSRSLKDKAVPSTSTGGGGGAGKSHFDHRNTNKNKCSDEESETDSEESDVSGSDGDDTSWISWFCNLRGNEFFCEVDDDYIQDDFNLCGLSSQVPYYDYALDLILDVESSHEEQNELVESAAEMLYGLIHVRYILTSKGIAAMLEKYKNYDFGRCPRVYCSGQPCLPVGQSDIPRASTVKIYCPKCEDIYYPRSKYQGNIDGAYFGTTFPHLFLMTYGHLKPQKPTQNFVPRVFGFKIHKT; from the exons ATGTATAGAGATCGAGGAGGTGGCGgaggaggaggtggtggttCATCCAAGTCGGAGATGATCGGTGGACCGTTGGATCGGAAAAGAATTAACGATGCGTTGGATAAGCACTTAGAGAAGTTGTCGCCTTCTACATCTAGGTCTTTGAAGGATAAAGCTGTTCCCTCTACGTCAAccggtggtggtggtggtgctgGAAAATCGCATTTTGATCATCGTAATACCAACAAAAACAAGTGCTCCGATg AGGAATCTGAAACGGACAGTGAAGAGTCTGATGTTAGTGGTTCTGATGGGGATGATACTTCATGGATTTCTTGGTTTTGTAACCTGCGTGGTAACGAGTTCTTCTGTGAAGTTGATGATGATTACATTCAGGATGATTTTAACTTATGTGGATTGAGCAGTCAAGTTCCCTACTACGACTATGCACTTGACCTCATCCTTGATGTTGAATCCTCCCATG AAGAGCAGAATGAATTGGTTGAATCGGCGGCTGAGATGTTGTATGGTTTGATTCATGTTCGGTACATTTTGACTAGCAAGGGAATAGCCGCTATG TTGGAGAAGTACAAAAACTACGACTTTGGAAGATGCCCACGAGTTTACTGCAGTGGACAGCCTTGTCTTCCCGTTGGTCAATCAGATATTCCGCGTGCAAGTACTGTAAAAATATACTGTCCGAAGTGTGAGGACATCTATTACCCTCGATCGAAGTACCAAGGCA ATATTGATGGAGCTTACTTTGGGACGACATTTCCTCATCTCTTCTTGATGACTTATGGACACCTCAAGCCGCAAAAACCAACGCAAAACTTTGTCCCCAGGGTGTTTGGCTTCAAGATCCACAAGACTTGA